One segment of Phragmites australis chromosome 13, lpPhrAust1.1, whole genome shotgun sequence DNA contains the following:
- the LOC133888999 gene encoding anthocyanidin reductase ((2S)-flavan-3-ol-forming)-like: MSAGGRKTACVTGGNGYIASALIKMLLEKGYAVKTTVRNPGDMEKNSHLKELQALGPLEVLRADLDEEGSFDDAVADCDYAFLVAAPVNLHSKNPEKELIEPAIRGTLNVMRSCAKAGTVKRVILTSSAAAVSSRPLQGDGHVLDESSWSDVEYLTARKSGPWGYPVSKVLLEREACRFAQEHGISLVTVCPVVTVGAAPASNIHTSVPVSLSLLSGDETQFGVLEGIEMATGCVPLVHVDDLCRAELFVAETDTAAGRYICGSHNTTIVELARFLADKYPQYSVKTNLLSGELLEKPRVRLSSAKLVREGFEFKHNTLDEIYNDIMEYGKALGILPS; the protein is encoded by the exons ATGTCGGCGGGTGGCAGGAAGACGGCGTGCGTGACCGGAGGGAACGGGTACATCGCCTCCGCGCTTATCAAGATGCTGCTGGAGAAGGGGTACGCCGTGAAGACGACGGTCAGGAACCCCG GTGACATGGAGAAGAACTCCCACCTCAAGGAGTTGCAGGCACTTGGCCCCCTGGAGGTCCTCCGCGCCGACCTGGACGAAGAAGGCAGCTTCGACGATGCCGTTGCCGACTGCGATTACGCCTTCCTCGTCGCCGCTCCTGTGAACCTGCATTCAAAGAATCCTGAG AAAGAGCTGATCGAGCCTGCCATCCGAGGAACTCTGAACGTCATGAGGTCGTGCGCGAAAGCGGGGACGGTGAAGCGCGTGATCCTGACCTCGTCGGCGGCCGCAGTCTCCAGCAGGCCGCTGCAAGGCGACGGCCACGTCCTGGACGAGTCCTCCTGGTCCGACGTCGAGTACCTCACGGCCAGGAAATCTGGCCCCTGG GGGTACCCGGTCTCCAAGGTGCTTTTAGAGAGGGAGGCGTGCAGGTTCGCGCAGGAGCACGGCATCAGCCTGGTCACCGTGTGCCCCGTCGTCACCGTGGGCGCGGCGCCGGCCTCAAATATCCACACGAGCGTGCCCGTCAGCCTCTCATTGTTATCCG GCGACGAGACACAGTTCGGCGTGCTGGAAGGCATCGAGATGGCCACCGGGTGCGTGCCGCTGGTTCACGTCGACGACCTCTGCCGCGCCGAGCTGTTCGTCGCCGAGACTGACACGGCCGCGGGAAGGTACATCTGCGGCAGCCACAACACGACCATCGTCGAGCTCGCACGTTTCCTGGCTGACAAGTACCCGCAGTACAGCGTGAAAACAAACCTGCT CTCCGGCGAGCTGCTTGAGAAGCCGAGAGTGCGCCTATCGTCCGCGAAGCTGGTCAGGGAAGGGTTCGAGTTCAAGCACAACACCCTCGATGAGATATATAACGACATCATGGAGTACGGCAAGGCCCTGGGGATTCTGCCCAGCTGA
- the LOC133888142 gene encoding uncharacterized protein LOC133888142 isoform X1 produces MTRRRTPTSRSCRSSVPSRSSAPTWTKKVALTKPTLARRRSGEPHVRESRATDRASCPRNPQRDEGVRESEDGEARDPDLVGGLSLQKAAARRRPCTGRGLLVRRRVPHSQQDTDLVGVLEKEACRFAQENGISLVTVCPVVTGGAAPAPNACTSVPKCLSLLSGEIQSSKELVSFPRVSHTTPQFCVVSGDEAEFGVLRGMEMASGTVSLVHVDDVCRAELFVAEDEADSGGSSGELLEKPRVWLSSAKLIGEGFEFKYKTLDEIISFRNSRIVGASAQQVVH; encoded by the exons ATGACACGGCGAAGGACTCCCACCTCAAGGAGTTGCAGGTCCTCGGTCCCCTCGAGGTCCTCCGCGCCGACTTGGACGAAGAAGGTAGCTTTGACGAAGCCGACGCTGGCTCGTCGCCGCTCCGGTGAACCTCATGTCAGAGAATCCCGAG CAACTGATCGAGCCAGCTGTCCGAGGAACCCTCAACGTGATGAAGGCGTGCGCGAAAGCGAGGACGGTGAAGCGCGTGATCCTGACCTCGTCGGCGGCCTCAGTCTCCAGAAGGCAGCCGCAAGGCGACGGCCATGTACTGGACGAGGACTCCTAGTCCGTCGTCGAGTACCTCATAGCCAACAAGACACCGATCTGG TAGGGGTCCTGGAGAAGGAAGCGTGCAGGTTCGCGCAGGAGAACGGCATCAGCCTCGTCACCGTCTGCCCCGTTGTCACCGGGGGTGCGGCGCCGGCCCCGAACGCTTGCACCAGCGTACCGAAGTGCCTCTCCCTTCTATCTGGTGAGATCCAAAGCAGCAAAGAACTTGTCAGTTTCCCGCGCGTGTCGCACACGACTCCTCAGTTTTGCGTGGTTTCAGGCGACGAGGCGGAATTCGGCGTGCTGAGAGGCATGGAGATGGCGTCCGGCACGGTGTCGTTGGTTCATGTCGACGACGTCTGCCGAGCTGAGCTGTTCGTCGCCGAGGACGAGGCAGACTCAGGGGGGAG CTCCGGCGAGCTGCTTGAGAAGCCGAGAGTGTGGCTGTCGTCCGCAAAGCTGATCGGGGAAGGGTTCGAGTTCAAGTACAAGACCCTGGACGAGATAATTTCTTTCCGTAATTCTCGGATTGTTGGCGCAAGCGCTCAACAAGTAGTTCACTAG
- the LOC133888142 gene encoding uncharacterized protein LOC133888142 isoform X2: MTRRRTPTSRSCRSSVPSRSSAPTWTKKVALTKPTLARRRSGEPHVRESRATDRASCPRNPQRDEGVRESEDGEARDPDLVGGLSLQKAAARRRPCTGRGLLVRRRVPHSQQDTDLGVLEKEACRFAQENGISLVTVCPVVTGGAAPAPNACTSVPKCLSLLSGEIQSSKELVSFPRVSHTTPQFCVVSGDEAEFGVLRGMEMASGTVSLVHVDDVCRAELFVAEDEADSGGSSGELLEKPRVWLSSAKLIGEGFEFKYKTLDEIISFRNSRIVGASAQQVVH, translated from the exons ATGACACGGCGAAGGACTCCCACCTCAAGGAGTTGCAGGTCCTCGGTCCCCTCGAGGTCCTCCGCGCCGACTTGGACGAAGAAGGTAGCTTTGACGAAGCCGACGCTGGCTCGTCGCCGCTCCGGTGAACCTCATGTCAGAGAATCCCGAG CAACTGATCGAGCCAGCTGTCCGAGGAACCCTCAACGTGATGAAGGCGTGCGCGAAAGCGAGGACGGTGAAGCGCGTGATCCTGACCTCGTCGGCGGCCTCAGTCTCCAGAAGGCAGCCGCAAGGCGACGGCCATGTACTGGACGAGGACTCCTAGTCCGTCGTCGAGTACCTCATAGCCAACAAGACACCGATCTGG GGGTCCTGGAGAAGGAAGCGTGCAGGTTCGCGCAGGAGAACGGCATCAGCCTCGTCACCGTCTGCCCCGTTGTCACCGGGGGTGCGGCGCCGGCCCCGAACGCTTGCACCAGCGTACCGAAGTGCCTCTCCCTTCTATCTGGTGAGATCCAAAGCAGCAAAGAACTTGTCAGTTTCCCGCGCGTGTCGCACACGACTCCTCAGTTTTGCGTGGTTTCAGGCGACGAGGCGGAATTCGGCGTGCTGAGAGGCATGGAGATGGCGTCCGGCACGGTGTCGTTGGTTCATGTCGACGACGTCTGCCGAGCTGAGCTGTTCGTCGCCGAGGACGAGGCAGACTCAGGGGGGAG CTCCGGCGAGCTGCTTGAGAAGCCGAGAGTGTGGCTGTCGTCCGCAAAGCTGATCGGGGAAGGGTTCGAGTTCAAGTACAAGACCCTGGACGAGATAATTTCTTTCCGTAATTCTCGGATTGTTGGCGCAAGCGCTCAACAAGTAGTTCACTAG
- the LOC133888142 gene encoding uncharacterized protein LOC133888142 isoform X3: MTRRRTPTSRSCRSSVPSRSSAPTWTKKVALTKPTLARRRSGEPHVRESRATDRASCPRNPQRDEGVRESEDGEARDPDLVGGLSLQKAAARRRPCTGRGLLVRRRVPHSQQDTDLVGVLEKEACRFAQENGISLVTVCPVVTGGAAPAPNACTSVPKCLSLLSGDEAEFGVLRGMEMASGTVSLVHVDDVCRAELFVAEDEADSGGSSGELLEKPRVWLSSAKLIGEGFEFKYKTLDEIISFRNSRIVGASAQQVVH; the protein is encoded by the exons ATGACACGGCGAAGGACTCCCACCTCAAGGAGTTGCAGGTCCTCGGTCCCCTCGAGGTCCTCCGCGCCGACTTGGACGAAGAAGGTAGCTTTGACGAAGCCGACGCTGGCTCGTCGCCGCTCCGGTGAACCTCATGTCAGAGAATCCCGAG CAACTGATCGAGCCAGCTGTCCGAGGAACCCTCAACGTGATGAAGGCGTGCGCGAAAGCGAGGACGGTGAAGCGCGTGATCCTGACCTCGTCGGCGGCCTCAGTCTCCAGAAGGCAGCCGCAAGGCGACGGCCATGTACTGGACGAGGACTCCTAGTCCGTCGTCGAGTACCTCATAGCCAACAAGACACCGATCTGG TAGGGGTCCTGGAGAAGGAAGCGTGCAGGTTCGCGCAGGAGAACGGCATCAGCCTCGTCACCGTCTGCCCCGTTGTCACCGGGGGTGCGGCGCCGGCCCCGAACGCTTGCACCAGCGTACCGAAGTGCCTCTCCCTTCTATCTG GCGACGAGGCGGAATTCGGCGTGCTGAGAGGCATGGAGATGGCGTCCGGCACGGTGTCGTTGGTTCATGTCGACGACGTCTGCCGAGCTGAGCTGTTCGTCGCCGAGGACGAGGCAGACTCAGGGGGGAG CTCCGGCGAGCTGCTTGAGAAGCCGAGAGTGTGGCTGTCGTCCGCAAAGCTGATCGGGGAAGGGTTCGAGTTCAAGTACAAGACCCTGGACGAGATAATTTCTTTCCGTAATTCTCGGATTGTTGGCGCAAGCGCTCAACAAGTAGTTCACTAG